A section of the Centroberyx gerrardi isolate f3 chromosome 8, fCenGer3.hap1.cur.20231027, whole genome shotgun sequence genome encodes:
- the rnf10 gene encoding E3 ubiquitin-protein ligase RNF10 — translation MLESSEALPPQLGLNTSHCKETNMEKNPNSNTSSKVPPRSSSTGPAPGESKPKTDGKNNGGSKRYSRKREPSFPKSDSFPGPRRTNSQKSKNFDKRPPQRGGGRQYGVAGGGRREEVAETRRAEFSPAQFAGPKKISLNHLLNFTFEPRGGNGGIGEGHSCWGRRNKWGHKHKPFNKELFLQANCQFVVTDDQDYKAHFTDPDTLVNWDCVQQVRIYSHEVPSCPICLYPPVAAHITRCGHIFCWPCMLHYLSLSDKSWSKCPICYEAVNTADLKSVVAMETRQYVVGDLITMRLMRREKGALVAMPSSQWVKVEEPVRFGDMCLSQYSKLLLASPAQVLSLVAEEKAVLQTQLSQEEDAQGCFIQSALCHLQEQEEALLKQQKASAGDSLDLSSLTLDEPASPVEEVVTNFSSTKPVLQYSSAFDDEVAEFPEGASGEQPGFPEGVLESVLEEPPEATGDAAPEPQPAEEIPPCQAEPGRPAASAEHGPYYYFYQAEDCQQMFLHPVNVRCLLREYGSLEASPHSITGTVVEIEGHTVTEEIRRRHRYLAHLPLTCEFSICELALQPPILSKETLDTFADDLEKRKRLRQKKARDEKRRERRIEIEENKKQGKYPEVHIGLENLQQFPAFGSPPHSSGPLVQPDFTFAPPSPLSSSPASDGMMFPSLNGQSSSPIVGSVEDDSHCMSFAQMLRDGKARADLGPRITPKKDKLLAPPAADSDGESDGSDRVPVPSFQNSFSQAVEQALLQLDHAPTASPQPVVVPDEKGGKKKKKKQKLLFSTSMVHTK, via the exons GGCGAATCTAAACCCAAAACAG ACGGTAAAAACAATGGAGGTTCTAAGCGCTACAGTCGCAAGCGCGAGCCCTCCTTTCCTAAAAGTGACAGCTTCCCAGGCCCTCGTCGCACCAATTCACAGAAAAGCAAGAATTTTGACAAGAGACCCCCTCAGAGAGGTGGAGGACGACAGTATGGAGTTGCAGGTGGAGGACGACGTGAGGAG gtAGCAGAGACGCGCCGGGCCGAGTTTAGCCCGGCTCAATTTGCTGGACCGAAAAAGATAAGCCTGAACCACCTGCTGAACTTCACCTTTGAACCCCGTGGGGGCAATGGTGGCATCGGAGAAGGCCACTCCTGCTGGGGCCGCCGCAACAAGTGGGGCCACAAGCACAAGCCCTTCAACAAGGAGCTTTTCCTGCAGGCCAA TTGCCAGTTTGTGGTGACTGATGACCAGGACTACAAGGCTCACTTCACTGACCCAGACACACTGGTTAACTGGGACTGTGTGCAGCAAGTG CGCATCTACAGCCATGAGGTGCCGTCTTGCCCCATCTGCCTCTACCCTCCGGTGGCAGCCCACATCACTCGATGTGGACACATCTTCTGCTGGCCATGCATGCTGCACTACCTGTCTCTCAGTGACAAGAGCTGGTCCAAGTGCCCCATCTGCTATGAGGCCGTGAACACCGCCGACCTGAAGAG TGTGGTTGCTATGGAGACCAGGCAGTATGTGGTTGGTGACCTCATCACCATGCGCCTGATGCGGAGGGAGAAAGGGGCTCTAGTGGCCATGCCAAGCTCTCAGTGGGTGAAGGTGGAGGAACCTGTTCGCTTTGGAG ACATGTGTCTTAGCCAGTACTCCAAGCTGCTGCTGGCCTCCCCAGCGCAGGTTCTGAGCCTGGTGGCAGAGGAGAAGGCCGTCCTGCAGACTCAGCTCAGCCAGGAGGAGGATGCCCAAGGCTGCTTCATCCAGAGCGCCTTGTGTCACTTGCAG GAGCAAGAGGAAGCACTGTTGAAGCAACAGAAGGCAAGTGCTGGAGACAGCCTTGACCTGTCCTCTCTGACTCTGGATGAACCTGCCTCCCCTGTGGAGGAAGTGGTGACCAACTTCAGCAGCACCAAG CCTGTGCTGCAGTACTCCTCTGCATTTGATGACGAGGTGGCGGAGTTCCCGGAGGGTGCCTCTGGAGAGCAGCCAGGGTTCCCTGAAGGCGTCCTGGAGAGTGTGCTGGAGGAGCCTCCCGAGGCCACGGGGGACGCGGCCCCAGAGCCCCAGCCTGCTGAGGAGATCCCTCCCTGCCAGGCAGAACCAGGCCGTCCCGCGGCCAGCGCGGAGCATGGAccctactactatttctaccaAG CTGAGGACTGCCAGCAGATGTTCCTGCACCCTGTGAATGTACGTTGTCTGCTGCGTGAATACGGCAGCTTGGAGGCCAGTCCGCACTCCATCACTGGCACAGTGGTGGAGATAGAGGGACACACAGTCACTGAG GAGATCCGTCGTCGTCATCGCTATCTGGCTCATCTGCCGCTCACATGCGAGTTCAGCATCTGTGAGTTGGCCCTGCAGCCCCCCATCCTGTCCAAAGAAACTCTGGACACTTTTGCAG ACGACTTGGAGAAAAGAAAGCGCCTCAGGCAGAAGAAAGCGAGGGATGAGAAGCGCAGGGAGAGGCGTATTGAAATCGAGGAGAACAAGAAGCAGGGTAAAT ACCCTGAGGTGCATATTGGACTGGAGAACCTTCAGCAGTTCCCAGCGTTCGGGTCTCCTCCTCACAGCAGCGGTCCCCTGGTCCAGCCTGACTTTACGTTCGCCCCTCCTTCACCCCTCAGCAGCAGTCCTGCCTCTG ATGGGATGATGTTCCCGAGTCTGAATGGGCAAAGCTCTTCACCCATTGTGGGTAGTGTGGAGGACGACTCTCACTGCATGTCCTTCGCACAG ATGCTGAGAGATGGGAAAGCCAGAGCTGACCTTGGGCCCAGGATCACTCCAAAGAAAG ACAAGCTGCTGGCTCCCCCGGCCGCAGACAGCGATGGAGAGAGCGACGGGTCGGACCGCGTCCCGGTGCCCAGCTTCCAGAACTCCTTCAGCCAGGCCGTCGAGCAGGCGCTTCTGCAGCTGGACCACGCTCCCACTGCCTCCCCACAGCCCGTGGTCGTCCCAG atgagaaaggaggaaagaagaaaaagaaaaaacagaaacttCTGTTCAGCACATCCATGGTTCACACAAAGTAG